The following is a genomic window from Pseudomonas lurida.
CGAGGTCGGCCTCGATGATTTCGTCGGCGTCCAGGCGCATCGTCCAATTGCCGGTGATCGGCAAGTTATCCATCGCCCACTGGAACTGTTTGGCCTGGTTGATGAACGCGTGCTGCACCACCAACGCGCCGTGACGGCGGGCGATGTCGCACGTGTCGTCGCTGGAGAATGAATCCACCACCAGCACTTCGTCGCTGAAGGCCTTCACCGAGTCGATGGCCCTGGCGATGTGCAGGCTTTCGTTGTGGGTAAGGATGATGACGGAGATGGTTTCGCGCTTCATCTCAGGCTCCATGCAGTTGCAGCACTTCACTGCACAACCGGCGTGGCGAACGCGCGGCACGGAAGTGGCTTTCAAGGGGCAGGCCCACGGCGATCATCATGATCAATCGTTCACTGGCCGGGATGGCGCCGATGCTGCGGATCTTCTTTTCCACCGAATTGAGGATCGCCAGGTTCAGCGGGCAGGCCCCCAAACCGTTGGCGTGGCAGGCCAGCAACAGGCCCATGGAAAACAATGCACCGTCCACGTACAGCTGGTTGCGTTGGCCTGCGCCGCCCCACGCGGTAACTTCCGACGTGACCACGAACAGGTTGTCTACCGACTGCGCGAAACCGCGCGAGCCACCTTGCAGCTCAAGCAACTGCGCGATCACTGCGCGGTCCTGGTACACATGCACGCGCGACGATTGGCGGTTGCATTGCGAAGGTGACGACTGCGCCAGTTCCACCAGCGACGTGAGCAAACCCCTGTCGATCTTTCCGGCCTGGAACATGCGGCAACTTGAACGCGATTGCAGGAATGCCTTGGCGTCCGCCCCACCGCTGCCCGGCCACGGCGCGGCGTGCTTGATACCGCCCGTGCCGGGGGTGCCGTC
Proteins encoded in this region:
- a CDS encoding nitroreductase family protein, with the protein product MMDKAWKLMLFVSEFFRDMLTFIRHNGYSPLESRNKKLFYKILIETHTVEKGLSLKEPKPLFGKDKINGIIRMLNDYDRTYSALPLEMALGAFQGYLDLHRTLGISDDFVFYLEAYVEHLKRDGTPGTGGIKHAAPWPGSGGADAKAFLQSRSSCRMFQAGKIDRGLLTSLVELAQSSPSQCNRQSSRVHVYQDRAVIAQLLELQGGSRGFAQSVDNLFVVTSEVTAWGGAGQRNQLYVDGALFSMGLLLACHANGLGACPLNLAILNSVEKKIRSIGAIPASERLIMMIAVGLPLESHFRAARSPRRLCSEVLQLHGA